One Candidatus Eisenbacteria bacterium genomic window carries:
- a CDS encoding biotin/lipoyl-containing protein — translation MNLVLHHDGRDLTAVVTPSGDGFVVTIDGREVRVEGSFGPFMRVRIDGKPVEATVRREGTDLVVERDGVARAFRVRDPRAPALGRRREAADLTRGEVHAPMPGLVVDVLVRAGDSVETGQPVVVVEAMKMQNALTAPLAGKVSSVAVQAGTAVETGALLLAIRPDEG, via the coding sequence GTGAACCTCGTGCTCCATCACGACGGGCGTGATCTCACGGCGGTGGTGACACCCTCCGGGGACGGCTTCGTCGTCACGATCGACGGACGCGAGGTCCGCGTGGAGGGCTCGTTCGGCCCCTTCATGCGCGTGCGGATCGACGGCAAGCCCGTCGAGGCGACCGTGCGCCGCGAGGGGACGGACCTCGTCGTGGAGCGCGATGGCGTCGCGCGCGCGTTCCGCGTCCGCGATCCGCGCGCTCCCGCGCTCGGCCGCCGGCGCGAGGCGGCCGACCTCACCCGCGGCGAGGTGCACGCGCCCATGCCGGGACTCGTCGTCGACGTGCTGGTGCGCGCGGGCGATTCCGTGGAGACGGGACAGCCCGTGGTGGTGGTCGAGGCGATGAAGATGCAGAACGCGCTCACGGCCCCGCTCGCGGGCAAGGTCTCGTCGGTCGCGGTCCAGGCCGGCACGGCCGTGGAGACGGGAGCGCTCCTCCTCGCGATCCGGCCGGACGAGGGCTGA
- a CDS encoding acetyl-CoA carboxylase biotin carboxylase subunit codes for MTSRSPRASQKSPAKAGPAATRAIRKVLVANRGEIAVRVFRTLREMGIPSVAVFSDADRDAPHVFAADEAHRIGPAPAPESYLDAKRVLEAARRADADAIHPGYGFLAESAAFAQAVEDAGLVWIGPTPEATRAMGDKVRARELAIRERVPVLPGTPGPVSDPEALRRAAEEIGYPVVLKAAAGGGGKGMRRVNGPAEFEQAVRLTQGEARSAFGDDRLYLERWLEKPRHIEVQILGDTHGTVLAMGERDCSIQRRHQKLVEETPSPALDDAKRRELWALAVRVARAGGYTNAGPAEFLMDREGRFYFLEMNARLQVEHPVTEMVLGMDLVREQIRVARGEALGYGQDDIAPRGASIEFRVYAEDPDRGYLPDAGTVRRLELPAGPGVRVDFGVRAGGAVPVYYDPLVGKIIVWAPTRPEAVSRARRALAECALEGVRTTLPLHRWLLRQEPFVSGEYDTAYLTHAFRRAEPAAEDGALLEDAAMAAVFARTDGAAFRRPMTESMAARGTKTSRWRAALPGLRAGGAGGRR; via the coding sequence ATGACGTCCAGGTCCCCGCGCGCGTCCCAGAAGTCTCCGGCCAAGGCAGGTCCGGCCGCGACCCGCGCCATCCGCAAGGTGCTCGTCGCGAACCGTGGCGAGATCGCGGTTCGCGTCTTCCGCACGCTTCGCGAGATGGGGATCCCGTCCGTCGCGGTCTTCTCCGACGCGGACCGGGACGCGCCGCACGTCTTCGCCGCCGACGAGGCGCACCGGATCGGCCCCGCCCCCGCGCCCGAGAGCTATCTCGACGCGAAGCGCGTGCTGGAAGCGGCGCGCCGCGCGGACGCGGACGCAATCCACCCCGGGTACGGCTTCCTCGCGGAATCCGCCGCATTCGCGCAGGCCGTCGAGGACGCGGGGCTCGTCTGGATCGGTCCGACACCCGAAGCCACGCGCGCCATGGGCGACAAGGTGCGCGCCCGCGAGCTCGCCATTCGGGAACGGGTTCCCGTGCTCCCCGGCACGCCGGGTCCCGTCTCGGATCCCGAAGCGCTTCGCCGCGCGGCCGAGGAGATCGGCTACCCGGTCGTGCTGAAGGCGGCCGCCGGAGGCGGCGGCAAGGGCATGCGCCGCGTGAACGGACCGGCCGAGTTCGAGCAGGCCGTGCGCCTCACGCAGGGCGAGGCGCGGAGCGCGTTCGGGGACGACCGCCTCTATCTGGAGCGCTGGCTCGAGAAACCCCGCCACATCGAGGTGCAGATCCTGGGCGACACGCACGGGACCGTGCTCGCGATGGGCGAGCGCGACTGCTCGATCCAGCGCCGCCACCAGAAGCTCGTCGAGGAGACTCCCTCTCCCGCGCTGGACGACGCGAAGCGCCGGGAGCTCTGGGCGCTGGCCGTTCGCGTCGCGCGCGCGGGAGGCTACACGAACGCGGGACCGGCCGAGTTTCTGATGGATCGCGAGGGACGCTTCTACTTCCTCGAGATGAACGCGAGGCTCCAGGTGGAGCATCCGGTCACGGAGATGGTGCTCGGGATGGACCTCGTGCGCGAGCAGATCCGGGTCGCGCGAGGCGAGGCGCTCGGATACGGGCAGGACGACATCGCGCCGCGCGGCGCGTCGATCGAGTTCCGCGTGTACGCCGAGGATCCCGACCGCGGATACCTCCCCGACGCGGGCACGGTGCGACGGCTCGAGCTGCCGGCCGGTCCCGGCGTGCGCGTGGACTTCGGCGTGCGCGCGGGCGGCGCGGTGCCCGTCTACTACGATCCGCTCGTGGGCAAGATCATCGTGTGGGCGCCGACCCGCCCCGAGGCGGTCTCGCGCGCCCGGCGCGCGCTGGCGGAGTGCGCGCTCGAAGGCGTGCGCACGACGCTCCCGCTCCACCGGTGGCTGTTGCGCCAGGAACCCTTCGTGAGCGGAGAGTACGACACGGCCTATCTCACCCACGCGTTCCGCCGGGCGGAGCCCGCGGCCGAGGACGGCGCGCTGCTCGAGGACGCCGCGATGGCGGCGGTCTTCGCGCGGACGGACGGCGCCGCATTCCGGAGGCCCATGACCGAGTCGATGGCCGCGAGGGGTACGAAGACGAGCCGGTGGCGCGCCGCGCTCCCGGGACTCCGCGCGGGCGGCGCCGGGGGCCGCCGGTGA
- a CDS encoding undecaprenyl-diphosphate phosphatase, whose amino-acid sequence MNLFQAAILGAVEGLTEFLPVSSTGHLILASYAMGLTGDAVHAFEIVIQGGAILAVLWLYRDRVRELLAGAVSPHPRGRALLVKLTVAFLPAALVGVALHKTIKEHLFGPRPVAIALIAGGVLILLVARWLRRRRGEPPVRTVDDITVSMALLIGLAQCLSLWPGTSRALMTMMSALVLGASPVAAAEFSFLLALPTLGMATLFDLVQNYEGLTGPELGGPAPLVVGLVVSAIVAVLAIQGFLGYVTRRGLEPFGWYRIALGGIVIVLLWHQQVPTP is encoded by the coding sequence GTGAACCTCTTCCAGGCCGCCATCCTCGGCGCGGTGGAGGGGCTGACCGAGTTCCTCCCCGTCTCCTCGACCGGGCACCTCATCCTCGCCTCGTACGCCATGGGCCTCACGGGAGACGCGGTTCACGCGTTCGAGATCGTGATCCAGGGAGGGGCGATCCTCGCCGTGCTCTGGCTCTACCGGGACCGCGTGCGCGAGCTCCTCGCGGGCGCGGTCTCGCCGCATCCGCGCGGGCGCGCCCTCCTGGTCAAGCTGACGGTGGCGTTCCTCCCCGCCGCGCTCGTCGGCGTGGCGCTCCACAAGACGATCAAGGAGCACCTCTTCGGCCCGCGCCCGGTGGCGATCGCGCTGATCGCGGGGGGCGTGTTGATCCTCCTCGTCGCGCGATGGCTCCGCCGGAGGCGCGGGGAGCCTCCGGTCCGCACGGTGGACGACATCACGGTCTCGATGGCGCTCCTGATCGGGCTCGCGCAGTGCCTCTCGCTCTGGCCCGGCACCTCCCGTGCGCTCATGACGATGATGTCGGCGCTCGTCCTGGGAGCCTCCCCGGTCGCCGCCGCCGAGTTCTCGTTCCTGCTGGCGCTCCCCACGCTGGGGATGGCCACGCTCTTCGACCTCGTCCAGAATTACGAAGGCCTGACGGGACCGGAGCTGGGGGGGCCGGCTCCGCTCGTCGTGGGGCTCGTCGTCTCCGCGATCGTCGCGGTTCTCGCGATCCAGGGGTTCCTGGGATACGTGACCCGCCGCGGCCTCGAGCCGTTCGGGTGGTACCGCATCGCGCTCGGAGGGATCGTGATCGTTCTTCTCTGGCATCAGCAGGTCCCGACGCCGTGA
- a CDS encoding DUF362 domain-containing protein, translating into MKSTVAVLKTSPATVVRDFVRLTELAGLKEELKPDKTTLLKINISWHVYYPACSTSPWQLEGVIRALLESGFSADRILAAQNSTVVVDPHVGNKNNKLEPVLDRFGIRSIWLNDKESEADWIRYEPKGKMLVLRDVYPEGLMIPKSLIGSNIIHLPTLKTHVFTEMTGAMKNAFGGLLHLKRHWTHSVIHETLVDLLTIQKEIHPGIFAVMDGSISGDGPGPRAMRLRVTNLMLASKDQVAIDATAAKLMGFDPMTIRFIRLGHEAGLGKGDPREIELVGDDVSDVNLGYSRNENTFASKGQKLIYHGPLKPLEGFLLRSPLVPWSYAASRLYHDVYWYPWVGKPRKRSIMNTEWGQLFREYEPKGDGDQ; encoded by the coding sequence ATGAAGTCAACCGTCGCCGTACTCAAGACCTCGCCGGCCACCGTGGTCCGTGACTTCGTGAGGCTCACGGAGCTCGCGGGGCTGAAGGAGGAGCTGAAGCCCGACAAGACCACGCTCCTCAAGATCAACATCTCCTGGCACGTCTACTATCCGGCCTGCTCCACGAGCCCGTGGCAGCTCGAGGGCGTGATCCGAGCGCTCCTGGAGTCCGGGTTCTCGGCGGACCGGATCCTCGCGGCCCAGAACTCCACGGTCGTGGTCGACCCGCACGTGGGGAACAAGAACAACAAGCTCGAGCCCGTGCTGGACCGGTTCGGGATCCGCTCGATCTGGCTCAACGACAAGGAGAGCGAGGCCGACTGGATCCGCTACGAGCCGAAGGGGAAGATGCTGGTGCTCCGGGACGTGTACCCGGAGGGGCTCATGATCCCGAAGAGCCTGATCGGGTCGAACATCATCCATCTGCCGACCTTGAAGACCCACGTCTTCACGGAGATGACGGGCGCGATGAAGAACGCGTTCGGCGGGCTCCTGCACCTGAAGCGCCACTGGACCCACAGCGTGATCCACGAGACGCTGGTCGACCTCCTCACGATCCAGAAGGAGATCCACCCGGGGATCTTCGCCGTCATGGACGGCTCGATCTCGGGGGACGGCCCCGGTCCGCGCGCGATGCGGCTCCGCGTGACGAACCTCATGCTGGCCTCGAAGGACCAGGTCGCCATCGACGCCACGGCGGCGAAGCTCATGGGCTTCGATCCCATGACGATCCGGTTCATCCGGCTCGGGCACGAGGCGGGGCTCGGGAAGGGCGATCCGCGCGAGATCGAGCTCGTGGGGGACGACGTGAGCGACGTGAACCTGGGCTACTCCCGGAACGAGAACACGTTCGCCTCGAAGGGCCAGAAGCTCATCTACCATGGACCCCTGAAGCCTCTCGAGGGGTTCTTATTGCGAAGCCCCCTCGTTCCGTGGTCGTATGCGGCCAGCAGGCTCTACCACGACGTGTACTGGTATCCCTGGGTGGGGAAGCCGCGGAAACGGTCGATCATGAATACGGAGTGGGGGCAGCTCTTCCGCGAGTACGAGCCCAAGGGGGACGGGGACCAGTAG
- a CDS encoding methylmalonyl-CoA mutase family protein gives MALGDLARTIAGGRAGSAGSAVGKAGSAGGAAPGAPGDPPYTRGIHPSMYRSRLWTMRQYAGFGTAEASNERYHYLLSLGQTGLSVAFDLPTQMGYDSDAERARGEVGRVGVAISTLDDMERLLRGIPLEKVSLSMTINATAMILLALVVAVADRRGIPREKLSGTVQNDVLKEYIARGTYIYPPAASLKIATDLFEFGADEVPQWNTISVSGYHIREAGSTAVEEVAFTLANGLEYVRAAVDRGLPVDRFAPRVSFFFNAHNGFLDEIAKYRAARRLWARLMEERFHPRDPNSLKLRFHAQTAGSSLTAQQPHNNIARVAIQALSAVLGGCQSLHTNSFDEAISLPSEEAATAALRTQQVLAYETGVAATVDPAGGAAAIEERTDRIEREAREMIEAIDALGGAVRGIETGHQARAIERSAYEYQKRVERGEQVVVGVNRFGDPDDMARPIFALDPRLEERQVARVREFKEARDMDLARHAVGRVEESARRDLNLVPAVIDAVKAGGTLGEISDALRRVYGTHDPRA, from the coding sequence GTGGCGCTCGGCGACCTCGCGCGGACGATCGCGGGCGGAAGGGCGGGCAGCGCGGGCAGCGCGGTCGGCAAGGCCGGCAGCGCGGGCGGCGCCGCGCCGGGAGCCCCTGGCGACCCTCCGTACACGCGCGGCATCCATCCGTCGATGTACCGCTCCCGGCTCTGGACGATGCGCCAGTACGCCGGATTCGGCACCGCCGAGGCTTCGAACGAGCGGTACCACTATCTCCTCTCGCTCGGACAGACCGGGCTCTCGGTCGCGTTCGACCTCCCCACCCAGATGGGATACGACTCCGACGCCGAGCGCGCGAGGGGCGAGGTCGGACGGGTGGGCGTCGCGATTTCCACGCTCGACGACATGGAGCGGCTCCTGCGCGGGATTCCGCTCGAGAAGGTCTCGCTCTCCATGACCATCAACGCGACCGCGATGATCCTCCTCGCGCTCGTGGTGGCCGTGGCGGACCGGCGCGGCATCCCGCGCGAAAAGCTCTCGGGCACCGTGCAGAACGACGTGCTGAAGGAGTACATCGCGCGCGGCACGTACATCTACCCTCCGGCCGCGTCGCTCAAGATCGCGACGGACCTCTTCGAGTTCGGCGCCGACGAGGTGCCGCAGTGGAACACGATCTCGGTGAGCGGATACCACATCCGGGAAGCCGGCTCGACCGCGGTCGAGGAGGTCGCGTTCACGCTCGCGAACGGGCTCGAGTACGTTCGCGCCGCGGTGGACCGGGGACTCCCCGTCGACCGGTTCGCGCCGCGCGTCTCTTTCTTCTTCAACGCGCACAACGGATTTCTCGACGAGATCGCGAAGTATCGCGCGGCGCGGCGGCTCTGGGCGCGGTTGATGGAGGAGCGGTTCCATCCGCGCGATCCCAACTCGCTGAAGCTCCGCTTCCACGCCCAGACCGCGGGCTCGTCGCTCACCGCGCAGCAGCCCCACAACAACATCGCCCGTGTCGCGATCCAGGCGCTGTCCGCCGTGCTCGGCGGGTGCCAGTCGCTCCACACCAACTCCTTCGACGAGGCGATCTCGCTCCCGAGCGAGGAGGCCGCCACCGCGGCGCTCCGCACGCAGCAGGTGCTCGCGTACGAGACCGGCGTGGCCGCCACGGTGGATCCCGCCGGGGGCGCGGCGGCGATCGAGGAGCGCACCGACCGGATCGAGCGCGAGGCGCGCGAGATGATCGAGGCGATCGACGCGCTGGGCGGCGCCGTGCGCGGAATCGAGACCGGGCACCAGGCGCGGGCGATCGAGCGAAGCGCGTACGAGTACCAGAAGCGCGTCGAGAGGGGCGAGCAGGTCGTGGTCGGAGTGAACCGGTTCGGCGATCCCGACGACATGGCGCGCCCGATCTTCGCGCTCGATCCGAGGCTCGAGGAGCGCCAGGTCGCGCGCGTGCGCGAGTTCAAGGAGGCGCGGGACATGGATCTCGCCCGGCACGCGGTGGGGCGCGTCGAGGAGTCGGCGCGGCGCGATCTCAACCTCGTGCCCGCGGTCATCGACGCGGTGAAGGCGGGCGGAACGCTGGGCGAGATCTCCGACGCGCTCCGCCGCGTGTATGGAACGCATGACCCCAGGGCCTGA
- a CDS encoding acyl-CoA carboxylase subunit beta, whose translation MRRRKQAVLEGGGPDRVAKLHAEGRLTARERIDILLDPGSFQETGVFVEHRTTDFGMADRRIPGDGVVSGYGTIDGRQVFVFAQDFTVFGGTLSEENAKKITNVMDLALENGAPIIGLNDSGGARIQEGVQSLGGYAEIFLRNTLASGVVPQISAVLGPCAGGAVYSPAITDFVIMVKGTSHMFVTGPNVIKTVTNEDVTFEDLGGAMSHNTKSGVAHFAVEDDEACLVAIRRLLSFLPQNNVDEAPRNESSDPADRMEPRLRDIVPAEPNRPYDVKEIIRLVVDGGDFFEVHEHYAPNIVVGFARLDGRSVGVVANQPAALAGVLDINSSVKGARFVRFCDAFNIPLVTFEDVPGFLPGTTQEWGGIIRHGAKLLYAYCEATVPKLTVVVRKAYGGAYDVMSSKHIRGDYNVAWPGAQLAVMGAEGAVSIVYRKEIEQSGDPAGTRATLIEEYNEKFANPYVAAGLGYLDDVIEPQETRPRLIRALRMLANKRQTLPPKKHGNIPL comes from the coding sequence CTGAGGCGCCGCAAGCAGGCCGTTCTCGAGGGGGGCGGTCCGGACCGCGTGGCCAAGCTCCACGCCGAGGGCCGCCTCACGGCCCGGGAGCGGATCGACATCCTCCTCGACCCGGGCTCCTTCCAGGAGACGGGCGTCTTCGTCGAGCACCGCACGACGGACTTCGGCATGGCCGACCGCCGGATTCCCGGCGATGGCGTGGTGTCCGGCTACGGCACGATCGACGGGCGGCAGGTCTTCGTCTTCGCGCAGGATTTCACCGTCTTCGGGGGGACCCTCTCCGAGGAGAACGCGAAGAAGATCACGAACGTGATGGACCTCGCGCTCGAGAACGGGGCTCCCATCATCGGCCTGAACGACTCCGGCGGCGCGCGCATCCAGGAGGGCGTGCAGTCGCTCGGCGGCTACGCCGAGATCTTCCTCCGGAACACCCTCGCGTCGGGCGTCGTGCCCCAGATCTCCGCCGTGCTGGGCCCCTGCGCCGGCGGCGCCGTCTACTCCCCCGCGATCACGGACTTCGTGATCATGGTGAAGGGGACGAGCCACATGTTCGTGACCGGCCCGAACGTGATCAAGACGGTGACGAACGAGGACGTCACGTTCGAGGACCTCGGCGGCGCGATGAGCCACAACACGAAGAGCGGCGTGGCCCACTTCGCGGTCGAGGACGACGAGGCGTGCCTCGTCGCGATCCGGCGGCTCCTGTCCTTCCTGCCCCAGAACAACGTCGACGAGGCTCCGAGGAACGAATCGAGCGATCCCGCCGACCGCATGGAGCCGAGGCTCCGGGACATCGTGCCGGCCGAGCCCAACCGGCCGTACGACGTGAAGGAGATCATCCGGCTCGTCGTGGACGGCGGCGATTTCTTCGAGGTGCACGAGCACTACGCTCCCAACATCGTCGTGGGCTTCGCGCGGCTCGACGGCCGGTCCGTGGGCGTGGTGGCGAACCAGCCGGCCGCGCTCGCGGGCGTGCTGGACATCAACTCCTCGGTCAAGGGCGCGCGCTTCGTGCGGTTCTGCGATGCCTTCAACATTCCCCTCGTGACCTTCGAGGACGTGCCCGGGTTCCTTCCCGGCACGACGCAAGAATGGGGCGGCATCATTCGCCACGGGGCGAAGCTCCTCTACGCCTACTGCGAGGCCACGGTGCCCAAGCTCACCGTGGTCGTGCGGAAGGCCTACGGCGGCGCGTACGACGTCATGTCCTCGAAACACATCCGCGGCGACTACAACGTCGCCTGGCCCGGCGCCCAGCTCGCCGTCATGGGGGCGGAGGGGGCGGTGAGCATCGTGTACCGGAAGGAGATCGAGCAGTCCGGCGACCCCGCCGGGACCCGGGCCACGTTGATCGAGGAGTACAACGAGAAGTTCGCGAATCCCTACGTGGCCGCGGGGCTCGGCTACCTGGACGACGTCATCGAGCCCCAGGAGACCCGGCCGCGGTTGATCCGCGCGCTCCGGATGCTCGCGAACAAGCGCCAGACGCTGCCGCCGAAGAAGCACGGCAACATTCCGCTCTGA
- the mce gene encoding methylmalonyl-CoA epimerase, translating to MTEAALRTLGLAHIGIAVPSIDAAIPAWESLGYRVRDREAIASMGLEVAFLDSGGAEGATDGTLLELLEPTAADTPVGRFLESRRGGLHHLAFLVPDLEAALRQAEALGLELIDRTPREGSHGLRIGFLHPRSFHGVLVELCQRRNA from the coding sequence GTGACCGAGGCCGCGCTTCGGACGCTGGGTCTCGCCCACATCGGCATTGCGGTGCCCTCGATCGATGCGGCGATCCCCGCCTGGGAGTCGCTGGGATATCGCGTCAGGGACCGCGAAGCGATCGCGTCGATGGGCCTCGAGGTGGCGTTCCTGGATTCAGGCGGCGCGGAAGGAGCGACGGACGGAACGCTCCTCGAGCTCCTCGAGCCGACCGCCGCGGACACCCCCGTGGGGCGGTTCCTCGAGTCCCGCCGCGGAGGGCTTCACCACCTCGCGTTCCTCGTCCCCGATCTCGAGGCCGCGCTCCGGCAGGCGGAAGCCCTCGGGCTCGAGCTGATCGACCGGACGCCGCGCGAGGGAAGCCACGGGCTCCGGATCGGGTTCCTCCACCCGCGGTCGTTCCACGGCGTCCTCGTCGAGCTCTGTCAGAGGCGGAACGCGTGA
- a CDS encoding acyl-CoA dehydrogenase family protein produces the protein MNFQLTEEQQMLHDAAREFANGEIAPLAETIDRTETIPDDLRRKLRENSFFSLLIPRDFGGVEVDAVSYVGIMEELSRASAAVGITISVHNSVAAGPIRMFGSKEQKEKWLPLLSERALGAFALTEPNSGSDSAALTTRATKTEGGYQLNGAKTFVTNGKYADVFVLFARTGTESKHRGITCFLVEKGSRGLTIGRAIEKMGIRGSDTVELHLENCFVPAANRLWDEGHGFRVAMQTLDGGRIGVAAQAVGIAQAALDAAVKYAKERVQFGKPIAEFQAIQFSLAEMKAQVEAARLLTLRAAWLKDQGLPHGPEAAMAKLTASATARDCADRAVQIHGGYGYTKEFAVERYYRDAKVTELYEGTSEIQRIVIASSLLRGGAPAPKVESGVETRTT, from the coding sequence ATGAACTTCCAGCTGACCGAAGAGCAGCAGATGCTCCACGACGCCGCGCGCGAATTCGCGAACGGCGAGATCGCGCCGCTCGCGGAGACGATCGACCGCACCGAGACGATCCCGGACGACCTGCGCCGGAAGCTCCGCGAGAACAGCTTCTTCTCGCTCCTGATCCCCCGTGACTTCGGCGGCGTCGAGGTCGACGCGGTGAGCTACGTGGGCATCATGGAGGAGCTGTCCCGCGCGTCGGCCGCCGTGGGGATCACCATCTCGGTGCACAACTCCGTGGCCGCGGGTCCGATCCGCATGTTCGGCTCGAAGGAGCAGAAGGAGAAGTGGCTCCCGCTCCTCTCGGAGCGCGCGCTCGGCGCCTTCGCGCTCACCGAGCCCAACTCGGGATCCGACTCCGCGGCGCTCACGACGCGCGCCACCAAGACGGAGGGCGGCTACCAGCTGAACGGCGCGAAGACCTTCGTCACGAATGGAAAGTACGCGGACGTCTTCGTGCTGTTCGCCCGGACCGGGACCGAGTCGAAGCACCGTGGGATCACCTGCTTCCTGGTGGAGAAGGGGAGCCGCGGGCTCACGATCGGCCGCGCGATCGAGAAGATGGGGATCCGGGGCTCGGACACCGTGGAGCTGCATCTCGAGAACTGCTTCGTGCCGGCCGCGAACCGGCTCTGGGACGAGGGGCACGGCTTCCGGGTCGCGATGCAGACCCTGGACGGGGGCCGGATCGGCGTGGCCGCGCAGGCGGTCGGGATCGCGCAGGCCGCGCTGGACGCGGCGGTGAAGTACGCCAAGGAGCGCGTCCAGTTCGGGAAACCCATCGCGGAGTTCCAGGCGATCCAGTTCTCGCTCGCCGAGATGAAGGCGCAGGTCGAGGCGGCGCGCCTGCTGACCCTCCGGGCCGCGTGGCTCAAGGACCAGGGCCTGCCGCACGGGCCCGAGGCCGCCATGGCGAAGCTCACGGCGTCGGCGACCGCGCGCGACTGCGCGGACCGCGCGGTCCAGATCCACGGCGGGTACGGCTACACGAAGGAGTTCGCGGTGGAGCGCTACTACCGCGACGCGAAGGTGACCGAGCTCTACGAGGGGACGTCCGAGATCCAGCGCATCGTGATCGCCTCCTCGCTGCTGCGCGGCGGTGCGCCCGCGCCGAAGGTGGAGTCGGGCGTGGAGACACGCACCACGTGA
- a CDS encoding alkaline phosphatase PhoX — MTRGHRSRAWLGIALASAFALVGFVRGPLQIGPGSGTRTTSLPMVRPLREDVTVMPIITVGDSLAPPDTSTYPYIFPPEPDGLGIRKTETAGIAEIYVAHEIRYDGFGPSARMSRLALDLRNLGILAGDLLVDGSEGYSRFCAAQLAGSREGFLQPTFLMNEEAVDGPHEGLVVAVEARSGAVTHLPWLGRFAHEMTLILPVSSGKLVAILTEDYYPGESQLYMYLAENDAAFLSGRGNLYVFRGNPPAGSQRTRLASMVTKGRPITGRFVPVSAREGGPWLSPRVFEARAQAAGSTNFVRLEDAAVDRSNANSFFFTDTGSDDFFDPVTGRLVTGKGRLYSMRLDPFDPTRVEELRVLLDGDEGDDIHRPDNIDSDDRYVWIQEDPGGFRGLHPSRILRYDTQGRRVDVMAEVAERDPTKGELLPRGIGGAWESTGILNVSEIFGQDTWLIAVQAHNVEMPRHLEQRGSGQLLLLRGPKAKKPAGSPRSSGTTRESGARPGGCG; from the coding sequence GTGACCCGCGGGCACCGGTCCCGCGCGTGGCTCGGCATCGCGCTCGCCTCCGCCTTTGCGCTCGTCGGCTTCGTGCGCGGCCCGCTCCAGATCGGCCCGGGCTCGGGAACGCGCACCACGTCCCTTCCGATGGTGCGGCCCCTCCGCGAGGACGTCACGGTCATGCCGATCATCACGGTCGGAGACAGCCTCGCGCCTCCGGACACCTCGACTTACCCCTACATCTTCCCTCCCGAGCCCGACGGCCTCGGGATCCGGAAGACGGAGACCGCCGGCATCGCGGAGATCTACGTCGCCCACGAGATCCGCTACGACGGCTTCGGCCCGAGCGCGCGGATGTCGCGGCTCGCGCTCGACCTGCGCAACCTGGGCATCCTGGCGGGCGATCTCCTGGTGGACGGCAGCGAGGGGTACTCCCGGTTCTGCGCGGCTCAGCTCGCCGGCTCGCGCGAGGGATTCCTGCAGCCCACCTTCCTCATGAACGAGGAGGCCGTCGATGGCCCCCACGAGGGACTCGTGGTGGCGGTCGAGGCGCGGAGCGGCGCGGTCACGCACCTTCCCTGGCTCGGCCGCTTCGCGCACGAGATGACGCTGATCCTCCCCGTCTCCTCCGGAAAGCTCGTCGCGATCCTGACCGAGGACTATTACCCGGGGGAGTCCCAGCTCTACATGTACCTCGCCGAGAACGACGCCGCGTTCCTGTCGGGGCGCGGGAACCTGTACGTGTTCCGCGGCAATCCGCCGGCGGGATCCCAGCGGACCCGGCTCGCCTCGATGGTGACCAAGGGCCGTCCGATCACGGGGAGGTTCGTGCCGGTATCCGCGCGCGAAGGCGGTCCCTGGCTCTCCCCGCGCGTGTTCGAAGCGCGTGCTCAGGCGGCCGGGAGCACGAACTTCGTGCGCCTCGAGGACGCCGCGGTGGACCGGAGCAACGCGAACTCGTTCTTCTTCACGGACACGGGATCGGACGACTTCTTCGATCCCGTGACGGGACGCCTCGTCACGGGCAAGGGGCGGCTCTACTCCATGCGGCTCGATCCCTTCGATCCCACGCGCGTCGAGGAGCTGCGCGTGCTGCTGGACGGGGATGAGGGAGACGACATCCACCGGCCCGACAACATCGACTCGGACGACCGCTACGTCTGGATCCAGGAGGACCCGGGGGGGTTCCGCGGTCTCCACCCCTCGCGCATCCTGCGCTACGACACGCAGGGCCGGCGCGTCGACGTGATGGCCGAGGTCGCCGAGCGAGACCCCACGAAGGGCGAGCTGCTCCCGCGCGGCATCGGAGGGGCGTGGGAGAGCACGGGCATCCTCAACGTGAGCGAGATCTTCGGACAGGACACCTGGCTCATCGCCGTGCAGGCGCACAACGTGGAGATGCCGAGGCACTTGGAGCAGCGAGGTAGCGGCCAGCTCCTGCTGTTGAGGGGACCGAAGGCGAAGAAGCCCGCCGGCTCACCGCGGTCGAGCGGGACAACGAGGGAGTCGGGGGCACGTCCTGGAGGCTGCGGCTAA